One window of Bacteroides sp. AN502(2024) genomic DNA carries:
- the araJ gene encoding MFS transporter AraJ, with product MKKSLIALAFGTLGLGIAEFVMMGILPDVAEDLGISIPTAGHFISAYALGVCVGAPVLTLARKYRLKHILLVLITLIMIGNICAAVAPNYWVLLAARFISGLPHGAYFGVGSIVAEKLADKGKGSEAVSIMIAGMTIANLFGVPLGTSLSTMLSWRATFLLVGIWGIVILYYIWRWVPHVEGLQDTGFKGQFRFLKTPAPWLILGATALGNGGVFCWYSYINPMLTNVSGFSAESITPLMLLAGFGMVVGNLISGRLSDRYTPGKVGTAAQGLICMMLLLIFFLSPYKWAAALLMCLCTAGLFAVSSPEQILIIRVAKGGEMLGAACVQVAFNLGNAIGAYAGGLAVSGGYRYPALTGVPFALIGFTLFLIFYKKYQAKY from the coding sequence ATGAAAAAGAGTCTTATTGCATTGGCGTTCGGTACCCTGGGATTAGGTATTGCCGAATTTGTAATGATGGGAATTTTGCCCGATGTGGCAGAAGATTTAGGTATTAGTATTCCTACCGCAGGGCATTTCATTTCTGCTTATGCACTAGGCGTCTGTGTCGGTGCACCTGTATTGACATTGGCTCGCAAATATCGACTAAAACATATTCTGTTAGTATTAATTACCTTAATTATGATAGGTAATATCTGTGCGGCTGTGGCTCCCAACTACTGGGTATTGCTCGCTGCCCGCTTTATCTCCGGCTTGCCTCATGGCGCCTACTTCGGAGTAGGCTCTATTGTTGCCGAAAAACTAGCCGACAAGGGTAAAGGTTCGGAAGCCGTCTCCATCATGATTGCAGGAATGACCATTGCCAACCTGTTCGGCGTACCTTTGGGCACTTCCTTAAGTACCATGCTTTCCTGGCGTGCCACTTTCCTGCTGGTCGGTATCTGGGGAATTGTTATCCTATATTATATCTGGCGATGGGTTCCTCATGTAGAAGGTTTACAGGATACCGGTTTTAAAGGGCAATTCCGCTTTCTTAAAACTCCGGCTCCGTGGTTGATTTTGGGTGCTACGGCACTAGGCAATGGCGGTGTATTCTGTTGGTACAGCTACATCAATCCGATGCTTACCAATGTATCCGGCTTCTCCGCAGAAAGCATTACGCCTTTAATGCTTCTTGCCGGCTTCGGTATGGTGGTGGGAAACCTGATTAGCGGACGTCTCTCCGACCGTTACACTCCTGGAAAGGTGGGAACTGCCGCACAAGGACTCATCTGCATGATGTTATTGCTTATTTTCTTCCTTTCTCCATACAAATGGGCAGCCGCCCTGTTAATGTGCCTTTGTACGGCTGGACTGTTTGCTGTATCCAGTCCGGAACAGATACTGATTATCCGTGTGGCAAAAGGAGGAGAAATGTTAGGAGCAGCCTGCGTACAGGTTGCGTTCAATCTCGGAAACGCCATCGGTGCCTATGCAGGCGGACTGGCTGTTAGTGGCGGATACCGTTATCCTGCCCTGACAGGTGTACCGTTTGCCTTGATCGGATTCACTTTGTTCTTGATTTTTTATAAGAAATATCAGGCAAAATACTAA